A DNA window from Brassica napus cultivar Da-Ae chromosome C1, Da-Ae, whole genome shotgun sequence contains the following coding sequences:
- the LOC106374863 gene encoding 65-kDa microtubule-associated protein 1-like — protein MSTVCLLLSQEREDEKRRLREQKKVQEQPHVEQDTAFSTRPSPARPVSAKKPVGARASNGGANGTPNRRLSLNANQNGSRSVAKEGGRSVCNFAIVNLKISRRK, from the exons ATGAGTACGGTATGCTTACTGCTTAGTCAAGAACGAGAAGATGAGAAACGGAGGCTGAGG GAACAAAAGAAGGTTCAAGAACAGCCACACGTGGAGCAAGACACTGCCTTCAGCACCAGGCCAAGCCCTGCGAGACCGGTGAGTGCAAAGAAACCGGTGGGGGCACGAGCTAGCAACGGAGGAGCCAATGGAACACCAAACCGGCGTCTGTCTTTGAATGCAAACCAGAACGGAAGCAGGTCTGTTGCAAAGGAAGGAGGGAGAAGTGTGTGTAATTTTGCTATTGTAAACTTGAAAATTTCACGAAGGAAATAG